The genomic DNA ACCTTCTTTTTCCATGAACCGTTGTTGATCTTTCCCCGTTGATGACGTGAGATACATCAGTATCTCTTTGTACTTGTCTTGTGAGGTCATCGGATGGAAAGTCTATTTACTTGGTGTGCGGTTCTGGGGGGCACGATTTTCGCCGTCCAGTTTGTCATGCTGTTAATCGGCCTGGATGGCAGTGGCGATCTCGATTTTGACGCACCCGATCTGGATGTGCCGGATTTGGACGTTCCAGAGTTGGAAGCTCCCGAATTGGGTGAAGATGCTGCTGTTGGACTTAGAGATGCCGAGGTTGATTTCGATCATCATTCTCTCACGCATTCAGATGGCTGGTTTGTCGGTATCGTTACTTTTCGCTCGCTGGTCGCCGCGACTGCAGTTTTCGGATTGACAGGTCGGGGTGTAAGTGAGCATTTGCCACCGGGGCAGGCTTTCGCCGTCGCAGCGCTGGCCGGATTTGGCATGTTGTATATGGTCGGCTGGAGTTTCAAGAAGTTATATCAACTCAAGGCCGATGGAACCGTACGCATCTCTGCTGCAAAGGGTTGCACAGGAACCGTTTATTTAACGATTCCCGAAAACAACACTGGACCAGGTAAAGTGACAGTTTCAGTTGCGAATCGAACAATGGAGTATCGAGCAATCACGCAGGGAGAGCAACTAAAAACCGGCACTCCCATTGTGGTCACAAATGTTATCTCGGAGGATACCGTTGAAGTCGTATCAGAAGTCTCTGTCTCCGCCGTTAATCGTTCTCCAGCCAATTCGGCATAGCGTTCAAATTCGAATCGATGAGGTTCACATATGTTAGGTAATACTGTTTCTCTTGCTGCAATTCTTGATTATGTCAATCCGGAAATCGCAATGTCGATTTTCGTGGCAGCAGCCGCTATTTTTGGAATTGGGCTGTTTCTAGCCAGTCGTTACAAGCGGTGTCCCAGTAATAAAATACTGGTGATTTATGGTCAGGTTGATAAAGGGCAGTCGGCCACAACAGTCCACGGAGGTGGACAAATCGTATGGCCGATCATCCAGGATTATGCTTATCTTTCTTTGGAACCGATTCAAATTGAAGTTCCACTCAAGGATGCGTTGTCCAGTGAAAACATTCGCGTGAATGTGCCTTCAGTCTTCACGGTCGCCATCGGTACCGAACCTCAATTGATGCAAAATGCGGCCATTCGATTGCTCGGGTTGAATTCCCAGCAGGTGAAGAAACAGGCTGAAGATATGATCTTTGGTCAGATGCGTCAGGTGATTGCATCGATGCTGATCGAAGATATTAACCGTGACCGCGAACAGTTCCTGAGCAGTATCCAGAACTCACTCGAACCGGAACTGCGAAAAATCGGTCTCGTGCTGATTAACGTGAACATCACCGACATCACCGATGAGTCTGGTTATATCGAAGCAATTGGACAGAAGGCTGCATCGGAAGCCGTTCAGAAAGCACGCGGGGATGTGGCCGAGCAGGAAAAACTCGGGGAAGTCCGAGTTGTCGCAGCCGATCGTGATAAATTGATCCAGGTTGCCAATGCTCGTCGAGAGCAGGAAATCGGGATCCGTGAAGCCGACCGGGAAAAAACGGTTCGTGTTGCTGAACTCTCCAAGGAAGAAGAATACGGTAAGCAGAAAGCGCTCTACGAACAGGAAACTTTGGTCGCCGATGCGAATCGCCAGAAACGTGTCGCAGTCGCGAATGCGAATGCCAATGCTTATACAGGAGAAGCGGTCGCTGATGCCGAAGTTGCTGAGGCTCAAGCGACCTTACAAGTGAAAAAGGCGGAAGCCTACGAACGAGCCAAAACCCGCGAAAAAGAAGCCGAAGCCTTT from Rubinisphaera italica includes the following:
- a CDS encoding flotillin family protein, encoding MLGNTVSLAAILDYVNPEIAMSIFVAAAAIFGIGLFLASRYKRCPSNKILVIYGQVDKGQSATTVHGGGQIVWPIIQDYAYLSLEPIQIEVPLKDALSSENIRVNVPSVFTVAIGTEPQLMQNAAIRLLGLNSQQVKKQAEDMIFGQMRQVIASMLIEDINRDREQFLSSIQNSLEPELRKIGLVLINVNITDITDESGYIEAIGQKAASEAVQKARGDVAEQEKLGEVRVVAADRDKLIQVANARREQEIGIREADREKTVRVAELSKEEEYGKQKALYEQETLVADANRQKRVAVANANANAYTGEAVADAEVAEAQATLQVKKAEAYERAKTREKEAEAFVLEAQNRAMAKAAIAEAEKVEAEQRAKLEAPAKAEKARTIVDAEAAAAKRKLDADAEAAAIFAKLEAEARGQYEMLAKKGEGLREIISACGGSKEAFQMLLLEHLDNLADASAKAISNIKFDKVVVWDNGSGKGDSTNVSNFLQGMSRTLPPMLQVMKDIGGVELPETFVKMTGENGEAEPVVENRIKPDDSKNVAKAENGNKKEKKNSETT